One Microlunatus soli genomic window carries:
- a CDS encoding phosphotransferase, with protein MLSTADVGRVIEDDYGRTPTRISLIMSGHNDSYRVETDEATYAFRVYGEGKSWIRGVADLRFELDLLSHLGDRGAPVSTPVARRNGDVLGTRTAPTGDRHYALFTWCPGLPIDADELTLPQAARLGAALASIHVAADDFDSEYARYHLDEQTLIQRSLRLMSPSLRQADAGDARFITETAARISERLRDFQPGAHGWGIIHGDPQTLNCHFTEHGEIAFFDFDHCGFGWRGYDLAYCLRHTGSPGDPHGEDIRAAAVDGYESVRPMSPAEHGMLETLGRAAWIREGTAGGNGLAPAKLARLLRDPYGPWE; from the coding sequence ATGCTGAGCACAGCCGACGTCGGTCGGGTGATCGAGGACGACTACGGCCGGACACCGACCCGGATCAGTTTGATCATGAGCGGTCACAACGACAGCTACCGCGTCGAGACCGACGAAGCAACGTACGCATTCCGGGTCTACGGCGAGGGCAAGTCCTGGATCCGGGGTGTCGCCGATCTCCGCTTCGAGCTCGACCTGCTGAGCCATCTGGGTGATCGTGGCGCGCCGGTGTCGACCCCGGTCGCCCGGCGAAATGGCGACGTCCTCGGCACCCGGACGGCACCGACCGGCGACCGGCACTACGCGCTCTTCACCTGGTGTCCGGGACTACCGATCGATGCCGACGAGCTGACCTTGCCGCAGGCGGCCCGGCTCGGCGCTGCGCTGGCTTCGATCCACGTTGCTGCCGACGACTTCGACAGCGAGTACGCGCGCTACCACCTGGACGAGCAGACCCTGATCCAGCGATCCCTGCGGCTGATGTCGCCTTCACTGCGGCAGGCCGACGCCGGCGATGCCCGCTTCATCACCGAAACCGCTGCCCGGATCAGCGAGCGGCTGCGTGACTTCCAGCCCGGGGCCCACGGATGGGGCATCATCCACGGCGACCCCCAGACCCTGAACTGTCATTTCACCGAGCACGGGGAGATCGCGTTCTTCGACTTCGACCATTGCGGCTTCGGGTGGCGCGGGTACGACCTCGCCTACTGCCTGCGCCACACCGGCAGCCCCGGCGACCCGCACGGTGAGGACATCCGAGCGGCCGCCGTCGACGGCTACGAATCGGTGCGGCCGATGAGCCCGGCCGAGCACGGCATGCTCGAGACGCTGGGGCGGGCGGCTTGGATCCGTGAAGGCACCGCCGGCGGCAACGGGCTGGCGCCGGCCAAACTCGCGCGATTGTTGCGCGACCCGTACGGGCCCTGGGAGTAG
- a CDS encoding GNAT family N-acetyltransferase gives MTVTTRDATSRDQDHLARALFAAWQWRHPWDEQAFQDHRRSGGPDSYLDDFGRRAGDAGIVAEEVTDAGPQFAGAAWYRFFAADDHRAGFVAEDVPELVLAVDHRMRGRGVGSRLLRQLVAVAGQRGIRGLSLHVSNENRAAAGLYRSLGFELLHRHDDRGAVMFRATVPAEDDVRTC, from the coding sequence GTGACCGTCACCACGCGCGATGCGACGAGCCGGGATCAAGATCACCTGGCGCGCGCCCTCTTCGCGGCCTGGCAGTGGCGGCATCCGTGGGACGAGCAGGCGTTCCAAGATCATCGTCGATCGGGAGGTCCGGACAGCTACCTGGACGACTTCGGTCGGCGTGCCGGTGACGCCGGGATCGTTGCCGAAGAGGTCACCGATGCGGGGCCGCAGTTCGCCGGAGCGGCCTGGTATCGGTTCTTCGCTGCCGATGATCATCGCGCCGGCTTCGTCGCCGAGGACGTTCCCGAGCTGGTGCTGGCTGTCGATCATCGGATGCGTGGCCGGGGTGTCGGCAGCCGGCTGCTCCGTCAGCTGGTCGCTGTCGCGGGCCAGCGCGGGATCCGGGGGCTGAGTCTTCATGTCAGCAACGAGAACCGCGCCGCTGCCGGACTGTACCGATCCCTCGGCTTCGAGCTGCTGCACCGCCATGACGACCGCGGAGCGGTGATGTTCAGAGCGACAGTGCCAGCGGAAGATGACGTCCGGACATGCTGA
- a CDS encoding DUF222 domain-containing protein — translation MFDQPPEGFAAATAIEQFRAADRTALRAHNQQFVLAAFWPDLHPTDGLPLAGSVDTTFTGERAIRIGGPGTPPVAEFITASLAVETGWSVHKMRYFLADAVDVRYRYPRIFGRVREGQLPRWTAQRISRATRDITVSQAEQVEDILLPKLAGVTGQRLENLITAALITVDAERYEQLAEKARRARYFRISQGNDHGLTDFYGRMDAPDALRLKAMVERIVTILRQHPGDLPGIKDRDAATADEWAAVALGTLAAPIRTAQLLLEHEQPDLFDQAVAPFNPLEPRGWPHPAPKHYPTNDPTAPFDHQAEPPADESEAPADPTADGQQTPGDAVDHDEPEQVPGPVEGHHSETQADSAGTEPALTGPIDHDESAQPGQVPDPVEAQSDNQTAHRRNHHPDDCNAAVRAIIRAIPPEKLLAPITFHVHCAAEDLATDTNGTVRIEELGAATLAMTRRWFGNTATINLKPVIDPARIAPVDAYEIPDRTREAVLVRNPLSRFPNSTGLSQKMDIDHTIAYVPGRRWQTGLHDLGPLVRPEHRYKTFGEIDVRQPEPDLFVWQTGHGRTLIVDATGTHDLGTGPFARLVWTSAATVSSIPLPPADLIT, via the coding sequence ATGTTCGATCAACCTCCGGAGGGATTCGCCGCGGCCACCGCGATCGAACAATTCCGGGCGGCCGATCGGACCGCACTCCGCGCCCACAACCAGCAATTCGTGCTGGCCGCGTTCTGGCCCGACCTGCACCCCACCGACGGACTCCCGCTGGCCGGCAGCGTCGACACCACCTTCACCGGCGAACGCGCCATCCGGATCGGCGGCCCCGGCACCCCACCCGTCGCCGAGTTCATCACCGCCTCGCTCGCGGTCGAGACCGGCTGGTCGGTGCACAAGATGCGCTACTTCCTCGCCGACGCCGTCGACGTCCGCTACCGCTACCCCCGCATCTTCGGCCGGGTCCGCGAAGGCCAGCTACCCCGCTGGACCGCGCAACGCATCTCCCGCGCCACCCGCGACATCACCGTCTCCCAGGCCGAACAGGTCGAAGACATCCTGCTCCCCAAACTCGCCGGCGTCACCGGACAACGACTGGAAAACCTGATCACCGCCGCCCTGATCACCGTCGACGCCGAACGCTACGAACAACTCGCCGAGAAGGCCCGCCGCGCCCGCTACTTCCGGATCAGCCAAGGCAACGATCACGGCCTCACCGACTTCTACGGCCGCATGGACGCCCCCGACGCCCTCCGCCTGAAAGCCATGGTCGAACGGATCGTCACCATCCTGCGCCAACACCCCGGTGACCTGCCCGGCATCAAAGACCGCGACGCCGCCACGGCCGACGAATGGGCCGCCGTCGCCCTCGGCACCCTTGCCGCCCCGATCCGCACCGCACAACTCCTGCTCGAACACGAACAACCCGACCTGTTCGACCAAGCCGTCGCTCCATTCAACCCCCTTGAGCCTCGCGGCTGGCCGCACCCGGCGCCGAAGCACTACCCCACCAACGATCCGACAGCACCCTTCGACCACCAGGCCGAACCGCCGGCCGACGAATCCGAAGCACCGGCCGATCCGACGGCCGACGGACAGCAGACACCGGGCGACGCTGTTGATCATGACGAACCGGAGCAGGTCCCTGGGCCTGTCGAAGGGCACCACAGCGAGACGCAAGCAGACAGCGCCGGCACCGAGCCTGCGCTCACGGGGCCAATTGATCATGACGAATCCGCCCAACCCGGGCAGGTCCCCGACCCCGTCGAGGCACAGTCCGACAACCAGACGGCGCATCGGCGCAATCATCACCCCGACGACTGCAATGCCGCCGTCCGCGCGATCATCCGCGCTATCCCGCCGGAGAAGCTGCTGGCACCGATCACCTTCCACGTGCACTGCGCCGCCGAAGACCTCGCCACCGACACGAACGGCACCGTCCGGATCGAAGAACTCGGCGCCGCCACCCTCGCGATGACCCGACGCTGGTTCGGCAACACCGCCACCATCAACCTCAAACCCGTCATCGACCCCGCCCGGATCGCACCCGTCGACGCCTACGAGATCCCGGACCGGACCCGCGAAGCCGTGCTGGTCCGTAACCCACTCAGCCGCTTCCCCAACAGCACCGGCCTCAGCCAGAAGATGGACATCGACCACACCATCGCCTACGTCCCCGGCCGACGATGGCAAACCGGACTGCACGACCTCGGCCCCCTCGTCCGACCCGAACATCGCTACAAGACGTTCGGCGAGATCGACGTGCGCCAACCCGAACCAGATCTCTTCGTCTGGCAGACCGGCCACGGCCGCACCCTGATCGTCGACGCCACCGGCACCCACGACCTCGGCACCGGACCCTTCGCCCGACTCGTCTGGACCAGCGCAGCCACCGTCTCCTCGATCCCTCTCCCACCGGCGGACCTGATCACCTGA
- a CDS encoding GtrA family protein: MSAATDGPPPAAADARANEVTEQAGAGRPGLFGRLLRAGATSMMATILSHGTYIALLAAAHADATVASAIAFAIGASFNYFVGRRLTWGRTNRPHPVKEMLPYVIVIAAGGLVSVGVATLVQHIITPMGLTNTERTIVLEIANIVSYGAVFFFKFLLLDKLVFRHR, translated from the coding sequence GTGTCAGCAGCTACCGATGGTCCGCCCCCGGCTGCCGCTGACGCGCGGGCGAACGAGGTGACCGAGCAGGCCGGCGCCGGTCGTCCGGGACTCTTCGGCCGCTTGCTGCGGGCCGGTGCCACCTCGATGATGGCGACGATCTTGTCCCACGGCACCTATATCGCGCTGCTTGCCGCGGCGCACGCCGACGCAACCGTCGCCAGCGCCATCGCCTTCGCGATCGGCGCCAGCTTCAACTACTTCGTCGGTCGTCGACTGACCTGGGGACGGACCAACCGTCCGCATCCGGTCAAGGAGATGCTGCCGTACGTGATCGTGATCGCCGCCGGCGGTCTGGTCTCGGTCGGTGTCGCAACCCTGGTGCAGCACATCATCACGCCGATGGGGCTGACCAACACCGAACGGACCATCGTGCTGGAGATCGCCAACATCGTCAGCTACGGCGCGGTCTTCTTCTTCAAGTTCCTGCTGCTGGACAAGCTGGTCTTCCGGCACCGCTGA
- a CDS encoding aminotransferase class V-fold PLP-dependent enzyme, with translation MQLDGFRQQFPITERLSWLATPSCAPAASPVLRAVRAELDRWADGDADWTERDRRAEACRRRFAELLGRPADQVALLSSTAEAAATVAGSVPSGGRIVVGEREYRSNIYPWLAAERRGVTVAAVPMPDGLLDSGRVCEAIIDGTSLVSVSVVQSATGSRVDLIPIAERCREVGARLFLDATQSAGVLSIPAGVDPDFVAAHGYKWLLGVRGTAYLAVRRDRLTALGPLAANSRTAGAGAGDYGGPLSYADGAERLDLPLSWPVWAAAEAGLELLGRLDPIVLQQHCLRLAEALADGARDQGLAVMGSERPSQIVTLRVPDAERAVGELTAAGVRATARNGNLRFGFHGFSAEHDVEQTLAVLRKVTG, from the coding sequence ATGCAGCTCGACGGCTTCCGTCAGCAGTTCCCGATCACCGAGCGACTGAGCTGGCTGGCGACACCGAGTTGTGCGCCGGCCGCGTCGCCGGTGCTGCGCGCCGTACGGGCGGAGCTGGACCGCTGGGCGGACGGCGACGCGGACTGGACCGAACGCGATCGACGCGCCGAAGCCTGCCGGCGCCGGTTCGCCGAGCTGCTGGGACGGCCGGCGGACCAGGTCGCGCTGCTGTCCTCGACGGCCGAGGCCGCGGCGACCGTGGCCGGATCGGTGCCCAGCGGCGGCCGGATCGTCGTCGGCGAACGGGAGTACCGCAGCAACATCTATCCGTGGCTGGCGGCGGAGCGCCGCGGCGTCACCGTCGCCGCCGTGCCGATGCCGGACGGGTTGCTGGACAGCGGGCGGGTGTGCGAGGCGATCATCGACGGGACCAGCCTGGTGTCGGTCAGCGTGGTCCAGTCGGCTACCGGCAGTCGGGTCGACCTGATCCCGATCGCCGAACGCTGCCGCGAGGTGGGCGCACGGCTCTTCCTGGACGCAACCCAGAGCGCGGGGGTGCTGTCGATCCCGGCGGGCGTCGATCCGGACTTCGTCGCGGCACACGGGTACAAGTGGCTGCTCGGCGTCCGCGGCACGGCGTACCTGGCGGTCCGGCGCGATCGACTCACCGCTCTGGGCCCGCTGGCGGCGAACTCACGGACGGCCGGCGCAGGAGCGGGCGACTACGGCGGCCCGTTGAGCTACGCCGACGGCGCCGAACGACTGGATCTGCCGCTGAGCTGGCCGGTCTGGGCCGCTGCGGAGGCCGGCCTGGAGTTGCTCGGACGGCTGGACCCGATTGTTCTGCAACAGCACTGTCTGAGGCTCGCCGAAGCGCTGGCCGACGGCGCCCGGGACCAGGGATTGGCCGTGATGGGCTCGGAACGCCCGAGCCAGATCGTCACCCTCCGGGTGCCGGACGCGGAGCGTGCGGTCGGTGAACTGACCGCGGCGGGGGTCCGAGCGACGGCGCGGAATGGCAACCTCCGCTTCGGATTCCACGGCTTCTCCGCCGAGCACGATGTGGAGCAGACCCTGGCGGTGCTGAGGAAAGTCACCGGTTGA
- a CDS encoding NAD-dependent epimerase/dehydratase family protein, which translates to MRVLILGGDGYLGWPTALHFSQAGHEVAVLDNLARRGYDEELGVQSLVPIEDLETRVKAWQEVSGKTITSYAGDLLDADFVYETLRDFAPDAVIHHAEQRAAPYSMIDREHAVYTQHNNVIGNLNLLFAIAELNPEIHLVKLGTMGEYGTPNIDIEEGWLEVEHNGRKDRMLYPKKPGSFYHLSKVHDSHNIEFACRIWGLRATDLNQGVVYGLETEATKLDPRLSTRYDYDSVFGTVLNRFIIQAVLGEPLTVYGDGTQTRGFLDIRDTMECLRLAVENPADRGEFRVFNQMTESFSVGQLADLVAEAFPGPVQIEKLENPRVEQSEHYYNVKHTGLVELGLKPHLLSDTLIESLFDIVSSHKDRVNTEALTPTVTWKRPAKEAVTA; encoded by the coding sequence GTGCGAGTACTGATCCTGGGCGGTGACGGTTACCTTGGGTGGCCGACAGCCCTGCACTTCTCCCAGGCCGGCCATGAGGTAGCCGTGCTGGACAACCTGGCCCGTCGTGGTTACGACGAGGAGCTGGGTGTGCAGAGCCTGGTGCCGATCGAGGACTTGGAGACCCGCGTCAAGGCCTGGCAGGAAGTGTCCGGCAAGACGATCACGTCCTATGCCGGTGATCTGCTGGACGCCGACTTCGTCTACGAGACCCTCCGTGATTTTGCTCCGGACGCGGTGATCCACCACGCCGAGCAGCGGGCCGCGCCGTATTCGATGATCGACCGCGAACACGCCGTCTACACCCAGCACAACAACGTGATCGGCAACCTCAACCTGCTGTTCGCGATCGCCGAGCTGAACCCGGAGATCCACCTGGTCAAGCTGGGCACGATGGGTGAGTACGGTACGCCCAACATCGACATCGAGGAGGGCTGGCTGGAGGTCGAGCACAACGGTCGCAAGGACCGGATGCTCTACCCGAAGAAGCCTGGCTCCTTCTACCACCTGTCCAAGGTGCACGACTCGCACAACATCGAGTTCGCCTGCCGGATCTGGGGTCTGCGCGCCACCGATCTCAACCAGGGCGTGGTTTACGGCCTCGAGACCGAGGCGACCAAGCTCGATCCGCGGCTGTCCACCCGCTACGACTACGACTCGGTCTTCGGCACCGTGCTCAACCGGTTCATCATCCAGGCCGTGCTGGGCGAGCCGCTGACGGTGTACGGCGACGGCACCCAGACCCGTGGCTTCCTGGACATCCGGGACACCATGGAGTGTCTGCGACTGGCCGTGGAGAATCCGGCCGATCGCGGCGAGTTCCGGGTGTTCAACCAGATGACCGAGTCCTTCTCGGTCGGACAGCTCGCCGACCTGGTCGCCGAGGCCTTCCCCGGTCCGGTCCAGATCGAGAAGCTGGAGAACCCGCGGGTCGAGCAGTCCGAGCATTACTACAACGTCAAGCACACCGGTCTGGTGGAGCTCGGCCTGAAGCCGCATCTGCTGTCCGACACCCTGATCGAGTCGCTGTTCGACATCGTGTCGTCGCACAAGGATCGGGTGAACACCGAGGCGCTCACCCCGACCGTCACCTGGAAGCGGCCGGCCAAGGAGGCCGTCACCGCCTGA
- a CDS encoding ABC transporter ATP-binding protein: MSRQEAFAVRGVSKVFIGRTPVHALDGIDLDLPTGSFTCVVGPSGCGKSTLLRILGELETPTTGTVTSNLTAAGRVPASAFVFQEHGVFGWATVLDNVAFGEQMAGVSRRDRTEHARYWIGEVGLTGFESAYPHQLSGGMRQRIAIARAFATGSPCLLMDEPLGALDAQTRILMQEQLLGLWERERKTVVLVTHAIEEALLLGDRIVIMSARPGRVKDVIDVPFGRPRRLEIEATAEFAQLKQDIWESLRDEVQDSLRYA, encoded by the coding sequence TTGTCCAGGCAGGAGGCGTTCGCCGTACGTGGCGTGTCGAAGGTCTTCATCGGCCGCACGCCGGTGCATGCTCTGGACGGCATCGATCTCGATCTTCCGACCGGCTCCTTCACCTGCGTCGTGGGACCGTCCGGCTGCGGCAAGTCGACCCTGCTCCGCATCCTCGGCGAGCTCGAGACGCCCACCACCGGCACGGTCACCTCGAATCTGACCGCCGCCGGCCGGGTGCCGGCCTCGGCCTTCGTGTTCCAGGAGCACGGGGTGTTCGGTTGGGCGACCGTGCTGGACAACGTTGCCTTCGGCGAGCAGATGGCCGGCGTCTCGCGACGCGACCGGACCGAGCACGCCCGCTACTGGATCGGCGAGGTCGGGCTGACCGGATTCGAGTCGGCCTATCCGCATCAACTGTCCGGCGGGATGCGCCAGCGGATCGCCATCGCGCGGGCCTTCGCCACCGGATCGCCTTGTTTGTTGATGGACGAACCGTTGGGTGCGCTTGATGCCCAGACCCGGATCCTGATGCAGGAACAACTGCTCGGCCTGTGGGAGCGGGAGCGCAAGACCGTCGTACTGGTCACCCACGCGATCGAGGAGGCGCTGCTGCTCGGCGATCGGATCGTGATCATGAGCGCCCGTCCGGGTCGGGTGAAGGACGTCATCGACGTACCGTTCGGACGGCCGCGCCGGCTGGAGATCGAGGCGACGGCCGAATTCGCCCAGCTGAAGCAGGACATCTGGGAGTCACTGCGCGACGAGGTCCAAGACTCGCTGAGGTATGCATGA
- a CDS encoding ABC transporter permease codes for MSRSTSADLDQAIRREYRHDRMLRVRDLGLAILTPVLLLIIWELLALVGVLDRRLFTPPSEIVVRAAEMTVSGQILPHVVATVARLASGFVLGAIVGIAVGLLMGLSRPMRAALAPTFTALYALPKIAILPLLLLIFGLTETPKVLSVAISVFFVVQINTLAGIVQIDDRTLEAARAYRATGWKLFRYVLLPAATPSIMTGLRVAAGMAVIVITAVEFVASDNGLGYLIWNSWQLFQPSTMFVGLITVSLIGAVVTGLIILLERAMVPWRSAGRSRRIREVGTR; via the coding sequence ATGAGCCGGTCCACCTCGGCCGACCTGGATCAGGCGATCCGTCGGGAGTACCGGCACGACCGGATGCTGCGGGTCCGTGATCTTGGACTGGCGATCCTGACACCGGTGCTGCTGTTGATCATCTGGGAGTTGCTGGCCCTGGTCGGAGTCCTCGATCGCCGGCTGTTCACCCCGCCGTCGGAGATCGTCGTCCGAGCTGCGGAGATGACGGTCAGTGGGCAGATCCTCCCGCACGTCGTGGCCACCGTCGCCCGCTTGGCCTCCGGTTTCGTGCTCGGCGCGATCGTCGGCATCGCTGTCGGCCTGCTGATGGGACTGTCGCGACCGATGCGAGCTGCGCTCGCCCCGACCTTCACCGCCCTCTACGCGCTGCCCAAGATCGCGATCCTGCCGCTGCTGTTGTTAATCTTCGGCCTGACCGAGACCCCGAAGGTGCTTTCGGTAGCGATCTCGGTCTTCTTCGTGGTCCAGATCAACACGCTGGCAGGGATCGTACAGATCGATGACCGAACACTGGAGGCAGCGCGCGCCTACCGGGCGACCGGCTGGAAGCTGTTCCGCTACGTCCTGCTGCCGGCTGCCACCCCGTCGATCATGACGGGGCTGCGGGTGGCGGCTGGGATGGCGGTGATCGTGATCACCGCGGTCGAGTTCGTCGCCTCCGACAACGGACTCGGCTATCTGATCTGGAACTCCTGGCAACTGTTCCAGCCGTCCACCATGTTCGTCGGCCTGATCACCGTATCGCTGATCGGCGCCGTTGTCACCGGCTTGATCATCCTGCTGGAGCGCGCCATGGTCCCGTGGCGTTCAGCCGGCAGATCCCGTCGCATCCGAGAGGTAGGAACTCGATGA
- a CDS encoding ABC transporter substrate-binding protein, producing the protein MKRIISLAILITLTFATAACSGSSGGAGSGADQGGGKITVGYVPLPIFAPLFVADAKGYFSDAGLDVDLKVVKSGKDAVPLTASGKLDASLVGFSAGMFNAINSGLDVKVVGSMGVSDGDTEKPASALIVSKKLHDSGKITTVADLKGHKIGALGGSGATSAFYTGMALEDAGLSIKDVTFTPLDNPDIETGIKSGSIDGSFVSAPFWNKAVDDGVAVKLWTTPKNTSGTGVIFGGDFVTSPDAEKFYQALAKGAADLQGDARYSEENLKIIGDATEQTPEQVKSVPLYTWFSDLKPLPDQLAAMERMWIELGALDYDKPLPADKYVDTSFAEAATHQGS; encoded by the coding sequence ATGAAGAGAATCATCAGTCTGGCGATCCTGATCACCCTGACGTTCGCAACAGCTGCCTGTTCCGGCAGTAGTGGCGGCGCGGGCAGCGGTGCAGACCAGGGCGGCGGGAAGATCACCGTCGGCTACGTCCCGTTGCCGATCTTCGCGCCCCTGTTCGTCGCCGACGCCAAGGGCTACTTCTCCGACGCCGGGCTCGATGTCGATCTCAAGGTCGTCAAGTCGGGCAAGGACGCCGTCCCACTGACGGCCAGCGGCAAGCTCGACGCCTCCCTGGTCGGATTCTCCGCCGGCATGTTCAACGCGATCAACAGCGGCCTGGACGTCAAGGTCGTCGGCTCGATGGGAGTGTCCGACGGCGACACCGAGAAGCCCGCCTCGGCGCTGATCGTGTCCAAGAAGCTGCACGACAGTGGCAAGATCACCACAGTGGCCGACCTGAAGGGACACAAGATCGGTGCGCTCGGTGGTTCCGGCGCGACCAGCGCCTTCTACACCGGGATGGCATTGGAGGACGCCGGCCTGTCGATCAAGGACGTCACCTTCACCCCGCTGGACAATCCGGACATCGAGACCGGCATCAAGTCCGGCAGCATCGACGGCTCCTTCGTCTCCGCACCCTTCTGGAACAAGGCCGTCGACGACGGCGTCGCGGTCAAGCTGTGGACCACGCCCAAGAACACCTCCGGGACCGGTGTCATCTTCGGTGGCGACTTCGTCACCTCGCCCGACGCCGAGAAGTTCTATCAGGCGTTGGCCAAGGGGGCAGCCGACCTGCAGGGGGACGCGCGCTACTCCGAGGAGAATCTCAAGATCATCGGCGACGCCACCGAACAGACCCCGGAGCAGGTGAAGTCGGTTCCGCTCTACACCTGGTTCTCCGACCTCAAACCACTGCCGGACCAACTGGCCGCAATGGAACGGATGTGGATCGAGCTCGGCGCGTTGGACTACGACAAGCCGTTGCCGGCAGACAAGTACGTCGACACCAGCTTCGCCGAAGCAGCAACCCACCAAGGATCCTGA
- a CDS encoding MarR family winged helix-turn-helix transcriptional regulator has protein sequence MPSTATPNADDASNRADQPIGYWAGEAYRRISAGLIRSLAEVGVSQPQWWVLIRLADAPRPVPRERVVTELQPYSDNEEGRDVDLDVADLVDRGAVRDDNDALTITEAGTALLAAARTNNERAHRSMRAALTDDEYAAMIDGLRKIVGALGGDPTFR, from the coding sequence ATGCCGAGCACTGCGACCCCGAATGCCGACGATGCATCGAATCGCGCCGATCAACCAATCGGCTATTGGGCCGGTGAGGCGTACCGCCGGATCTCGGCTGGGCTGATCAGGTCGCTGGCCGAGGTCGGCGTCTCCCAGCCGCAGTGGTGGGTGCTGATCCGGCTCGCGGACGCGCCCCGTCCGGTACCGCGCGAGCGGGTGGTCACCGAGCTGCAGCCCTACAGCGACAACGAGGAGGGCCGCGATGTCGACCTGGACGTCGCCGATCTCGTCGACCGGGGAGCTGTACGGGACGACAACGACGCACTGACGATCACCGAAGCCGGGACGGCCCTGCTCGCAGCGGCGCGGACGAACAACGAGCGGGCCCATCGGTCGATGAGGGCCGCACTGACCGATGACGAATACGCGGCGATGATCGACGGGCTCCGGAAGATCGTCGGCGCGCTCGGCGGCGACCCAACATTCCGCTAG
- a CDS encoding ArsR/SmtB family transcription factor: MGYPMTNPYGDVELDAAGMRALAHPVRIQILFRLQSEPATATMLSKTVGASPSVTSWHLRHLAQFGLVVDAPELGRGRERWWRAAGTGFRYEVTDEASRLAAISLQSALDQVRGDVVGDWRREVEPLLDADWRAEASSHDTTVTVTLSELREINRAVEALLAPYVTREERPPDARPVQMVRHVMPSADSDSARDGHDRPAPT, from the coding sequence ATGGGCTACCCGATGACCAACCCGTACGGTGATGTCGAGCTCGATGCAGCCGGGATGCGGGCACTGGCCCATCCGGTCCGGATCCAGATCCTGTTCCGGCTGCAGTCCGAGCCTGCGACGGCGACGATGCTCAGCAAGACCGTCGGGGCCTCTCCCTCGGTGACCAGCTGGCATCTGCGCCATCTCGCCCAGTTCGGTCTGGTGGTGGACGCACCCGAGCTGGGCCGCGGCCGAGAACGGTGGTGGCGCGCCGCCGGAACCGGCTTCCGCTACGAGGTGACCGACGAGGCGAGCAGGCTGGCCGCCATCTCGCTGCAGTCCGCGCTGGACCAGGTACGCGGTGACGTCGTCGGCGACTGGCGCCGCGAGGTCGAGCCGCTGCTGGATGCCGACTGGCGAGCGGAAGCCAGCAGTCACGACACCACCGTGACGGTGACGCTCTCCGAGCTCCGCGAGATCAACCGCGCCGTCGAGGCATTGCTCGCCCCGTATGTGACCAGGGAAGAGCGCCCGCCGGACGCCCGGCCGGTCCAGATGGTGCGGCACGTGATGCCGTCCGCCGACAGCGATTCGGCGCGAGATGGTCATGATCGACCTGCTCCGACGTAA